From the Flavobacterium gyeonganense genome, the window TTACTGATTTTTCAGTAATCACCATCAATTCTTCAAATTTATAATCTTTTACAGCCATCGCCTGATGAACAGTAAAAGTAAGATGGTTTCCTAAACCTACCGGAAACATTCCGTAACGGACCATTTTCCATGAATTATTAATACTAACCGGCACTACATACGCAGAAGGCGCATATTTACATAAAATTTTTAAGCCGCTTTGCGCAAATTCTTTAGGTTTTCCGGTTTTGCTGCGCGTTCCTTCAGGAAAAATGACAGCAGATCTGGTATTCTTTTCGATATATTCTGACAAGCCTTTGATTACAGGAATCGCTTGTTTAGGGTCTTTACGGTCAATTAGCACTGATCCTCCATGTTTCAAATTGAAAGAAACACTCGGTATTCCGCTGCCTAACTCTTTCTTACTTACAAATTTACAATGAAAACGTCTAAAGTACCAAATCATTGCCACGATATCATACATACTTTGGTGATTGGCTACAAAAATAATCGGAACACCTTTCGGTATTGTATCTACACCGGTAACTTTATAAGTCGTTCCTACAAGCCTGGTACAGCTTAAAAGACCTAAATTTAAGTAATCAACACTTTTTTTATGAGCCTGATAACCAAAAAGATTAAGGCAAATCCATTGTATCGGATGAAAAATCACCAAACACAATCCAAAACATAAATAATAAATTACGGAGATTGGATATGAAATTATCTTTTGCATGCTTAAAAATTAAACGCCAAAAGTAGTAAATATATTTTTAGCGGTATAAAATTTGAAAACAATAACCGCTTTTATGGTTTAATTGTACCTTTGTGCCTCAAATTGCAAATTTTTTCTGAATTAAATGAACTTCACCTATCCTAAAAATGAACGCTTAAAGAGTAAAACCACCATTGGATTACTGTTTTCTGAAGGTAAATCGGTTTCAAAATATCCGTTGCGTTTGGTTTACTGTCAGGCGGATGAAAATTCAGAAGAAAAAATCAAAATTGGAGTATCGGTTTCTAAAAAATATTTCAAAAAAGCCGTAGATCGCAATTACTTTAAAAGGGTTTTAAGAGAAACATATCGATTGAATAAAAATTTGCTTTTAGAGAATGTTCAAGAACCTTATTCATTGATGTTTTTCTATCAGACGAAAGACAAGTTATCTTACGAAGAAATCAATATCAAAACAGTTCAGTTGTTTGAGAAATTTCTGCAGCAGGTTAATAAAATTCAGGATTTGGATAAAAAATCAGAATTATAAACCTTGTCATCAACATCTTTGAATTGAGCTGCTTAGAATCATTCATACAAGTCTCCTTAATTAATGTTTTTATTCTTATTTTAGTACACTATAATTTAATTCACAATTATGCACCCTTATTTCAAAAAGAAATTCATCATAACAGCCGCTGCAGCAGGATTTTTATTTATTGGAACCAGTTTCAAAGAAGACTTTTTTGAAATTGCCAAACAAATAGAAATTTTCACGACCTTATTTAAAGCCGTTAATACCAATTATGTCGATGAAACCAATCCGGGTGACCTGATGGACAAGGGTATTAAAAGCATGCTGGGAAGTTTAGATCCTTACACCGTTTATTTTAATGAACAGGATGTTGTTAATTTTAAAATCAACAATACTGGTGAATATACAGGGATTGGTGCAATGATTGCCCGTAAGAAAGACCGTTTAATTGTTCGCGAACCTTATAAAAATTATCCGGCAGATAAAGCCGGGTTAAAAGCAGGCGACGAAATTATTCAGATTGGCGATGTTTTGATTGCTGATTTTAAGGATGACGCTTCACAATTGCTGAAAGGAACAAAAAATACTAAAATCAAAATAAAATACCTGCGTCAGGGAAAAACGTATACTACAGACCTTGTTTTGGATGAAGTTGATATTAAATCAGTTCCGTTTTATGGAAAAATTGATGATAAAACCGGGTATATTGTTTTGGCACATTTTAGCAGAAAAGCAGCGTTTGAAGTAAAAGAAGCTCTTGAAAAACTTAAAAGTGACGGCGCTACACAGATTGTATTGGACTTAAGAGGAAATCCTGGCGGACTATTAAATGAAGCTATTGATATCTGTAATTTATTTGTTCCAAAAAATGAAGTAATTGTAACTACAAAATCCAGAATTGAAAAACACAACAATACTTACAAGACAACCAAAGAGCCTATAGACACTCAGATTCCGCTAGCCATTTTAGTAAATGGAAAAAGTGCTTCGGCATCAGAGATTGTTTCGGGAGCTTTACAGGATCTGGATCGTGCTGTAATTTTAGGAAGCCGCAGTTTTGGAAAAGGTCTGGTTCAGCGCACTGTTGAATTAACATACGGAACACAGTTAAAAGTAACTATTTCACGTTACTATACTCCTTCAGGACGTTGCATTCAGGCATTGGATTATTCGCATAAAGACAAAAATGGTGTAGCCCAAAAAACAGATTCTAAAAACTTTAATGCTTTTAAAACCAGAAAAGGAAGAACAGTTTATGATGGCGGCGGCGTTTTGCCGGATATTGAACTGGATGAAACCAAAATGAGTCCGATTACAAATGCGCTATTAAAAAATGACGGGATTTTTGATTATGCGACTACTTACTATTATAAAAACCCAAATTTGGGAGATAAAATTCCAATCATCACAGATGCTGATTATACTGCTTTCAAGCAATATTTAAAATTCAACAAGTTTACTTTCGATACAGAAACTGAACTGGCATTGAAAAACACTTTGGCAGCTGCCAAAAATGAAGAAATAGACGAAGCAATTGTTATCGAATACAAGCAGTTATTAAATGCACTTGAAAAAAGTGAAACCACATTATTAGACAAAAACCAAAAGGAAATTAAAAACCTGATTTTAGAGGAACTTATAAAAAGGTATCAATATCAGGAAGGATTATATCAATATTATATTAAAAACAATTCAGAAATTAAAAAAGCTGTAAACGTGTTAAACAATCAAACTGAGTATAAAACCATTTTAAAAATGTAAAAGATGAAACTTGGCAGCTCCCTATTTCTGTTATTTATTTACAATTTATGGGCGCAGCAAAAACCCATCGAAACCATTTATTTTGATTTTGATAAATATATACTTAGCAGTCAGCAAACCAAAGTCATATTTGGCATCGAAAAAAATATCTAAAAGCCGTATGACCTACCAGGGCTGCGGAAACAAATATCCTCTTGGAAAGGGTGATAATTTAGATCGCCGTGTTGAATTTAAAATTACTAAGATTTAATTAAGCTGCATCTCAATATGCGGAATATCATCCTCAAGATACATTTCACTCGTTTGTACGAACCCGTGGCTTTCGTAGAATTTTTTCAGATATAACTGTGCCCCAATTGTAATTTTATCTTTTCCAAAATTGGATTTTATCGCTGCAATAGCTTCTCTCATTAAATCATGACCCCATTTTCTGTCACGATAATTTACATCGACAACGACCCTGCCAATTGAAGCATTATCAAAACTAATCCCGGCATCAAATAAGCGTACATAAGCCACTATTTTATCATCATATTCGCCAATTAGGTGTAAAGCTTTCTTGTCTTTACCATCAATATCCAAATAAACGCAATTTTGCTCCACTACAAAGATTTCACTTCTTAGTTTCAATAAATCATATAGCTCATGAACAGTTAATGCCTCAAAAGGCTTTATTTTCCATTTTAATTCCATTGCGTATTATTTTATTACTTATTCTAATTAAAAAGAGCCAAATTA encodes:
- a CDS encoding lysophospholipid acyltransferase family protein gives rise to the protein MQKIISYPISVIYYLCFGLCLVIFHPIQWICLNLFGYQAHKKSVDYLNLGLLSCTRLVGTTYKVTGVDTIPKGVPIIFVANHQSMYDIVAMIWYFRRFHCKFVSKKELGSGIPSVSFNLKHGGSVLIDRKDPKQAIPVIKGLSEYIEKNTRSAVIFPEGTRSKTGKPKEFAQSGLKILCKYAPSAYVVPVSINNSWKMVRYGMFPVGLGNHLTFTVHQAMAVKDYKFEELMVITEKSVKEGVNEYKQI
- the rnpA gene encoding ribonuclease P protein component — protein: MNFTYPKNERLKSKTTIGLLFSEGKSVSKYPLRLVYCQADENSEEKIKIGVSVSKKYFKKAVDRNYFKRVLRETYRLNKNLLLENVQEPYSLMFFYQTKDKLSYEEINIKTVQLFEKFLQQVNKIQDLDKKSEL
- a CDS encoding S41 family peptidase; the protein is MHPYFKKKFIITAAAAGFLFIGTSFKEDFFEIAKQIEIFTTLFKAVNTNYVDETNPGDLMDKGIKSMLGSLDPYTVYFNEQDVVNFKINNTGEYTGIGAMIARKKDRLIVREPYKNYPADKAGLKAGDEIIQIGDVLIADFKDDASQLLKGTKNTKIKIKYLRQGKTYTTDLVLDEVDIKSVPFYGKIDDKTGYIVLAHFSRKAAFEVKEALEKLKSDGATQIVLDLRGNPGGLLNEAIDICNLFVPKNEVIVTTKSRIEKHNNTYKTTKEPIDTQIPLAILVNGKSASASEIVSGALQDLDRAVILGSRSFGKGLVQRTVELTYGTQLKVTISRYYTPSGRCIQALDYSHKDKNGVAQKTDSKNFNAFKTRKGRTVYDGGGVLPDIELDETKMSPITNALLKNDGIFDYATTYYYKNPNLGDKIPIITDADYTAFKQYLKFNKFTFDTETELALKNTLAAAKNEEIDEAIVIEYKQLLNALEKSETTLLDKNQKEIKNLILEELIKRYQYQEGLYQYYIKNNSEIKKAVNVLNNQTEYKTILKM
- a CDS encoding GNAT family N-acetyltransferase, which gives rise to MELKWKIKPFEALTVHELYDLLKLRSEIFVVEQNCVYLDIDGKDKKALHLIGEYDDKIVAYVRLFDAGISFDNASIGRVVVDVNYRDRKWGHDLMREAIAAIKSNFGKDKITIGAQLYLKKFYESHGFVQTSEMYLEDDIPHIEMQLN